The DNA window CTATCTGGGCACTAGCAAACTGAAACAAATTACTTTGTTCCCATTAATTCCTAGTTTCAGTTACGGATTTAAATTTTAAAAACAGAACGACATGAAGAAAAATTTTGGAACATATATAGTAATGGTAACATTCATTGCGCTTAGCGCAATGATACTGTTGGGCTGCGAGCAGGATGCAGATATTGAGGTGCCACAGTCAACCCCAAAGTTGGTGGTAACATGTTTTATTAGCCCCGAAGATAGTTTGATTACGGTAAGGCTAGACAAGTCGCGAGCCTTGTTTAGCAATACAAACGAGCCCTTTGATCCGGCAAATGCCACGGTGGCCATAAGCAATGGAATTACCGAGGTAACGGTGCCTTATAATCAGGATCAGTTGCTTTTTGAGATTGATCAAGCAAGCGCATTTACCATAGTCCCCGGAGCCAATTACAAACTGAAGTGCTCCTATCCAGGGCTGCCGCTTTTGCTATCGCAATGCACCGTTCCTGCGGAAAGGCTAACTGAAATAAAATTAGCATTGGATTCATCCAATGCTTTTGAGTACTTATTAAAGATGAACTTTCAGGATTTGCCAGGCATAAAAAACTACTATCGCACCTTTGCATTTTACAATTATACGGATACCAATTATTTTGGTCTTGGCGACACCACCTACACTGAACCCATGGCAAGCGATGATAATAATTTGCTTAATGATGTAAATAATGATGGAGGGCAGTATAGCACCGTATTTACTTACTTGCCTAAAGGTAAAGGACCTGACACCTTACAGGCAGTAATTCTTACCTGCTCAGAGGAATATTATAAATTTCACTATTCGCTTTTTACTTACGGTTACGATAACCCGTTTTCCGAGGCTTCGCCCATCTACTCAAATATCGTAAATGGGTTAGGTGTGTTTGCTGCTTATCGAAAAGCAGAAAAAAAAATAGCGTATTAATTATAAATCAAAAACAAAACGACTCATTTCGTCTATGGCCACTTTGCTCACTTGCTTTTTCTGCATGTATTCGTCAGGGGTAGAGGGCTTGTCGTTCCAGTGCAGGTAGTAGTTTAGTTTATCGTAAAATTTAAAACTAGCATTTCCCTTATTACCCAGCGTTTGTTTCCATAGCTGTATATCACGCTCACTAATTTGAAAATTGCGCCCGCTATGAATAAAAAACCATTTTGTTTGAAGCTTGCGTGCTACCTCAAGTGGTTTATAATTATTCATGTATATCCAATAACTCATGGGCATGTCCATTGGCAATTCGTAAGGAGCAAGCTCAGAGGTACTGCTCACATTTTTTGCACTGTCCACTTTTTCTTTCAGGGTGCTCATATCCTGTTCTTCAATTGGTGACACACCATTTAATGAATGAATGTAACGCTCGGTATTAAAAAAAACATCTTCGTAAGGTTGTGCAGGAGCTTCAATCATAATAGCTCCCGATACACCGGTACGCGCTACAATGGCAGGAAGCGCATACGCCCCCAGTCCATGCCCGGCAAAAGCGATTCGGTTAGTATCAATGTTGGGTAATTTCTTTCCTTTATTAAATGCTTCTATTGCATCTTCAATAATATCTTCGAATAGGGTAAAACCATTTTGAGGAGCATCATTCATCGAAGCATATTGAAACGTGCGCTTATTAAAGCGTACCGAGGCTATCCCATTCATGGCAAAGCCGGTAGCAAGGTCTTTTAAAAATTTATTGCTGCCTTTGCTTTCATCCATATCGCAAGGCCCTTCGCCCGAAACAAGTATTACAAGGGGAAAGTTAGTGCCTGATAATGGATATGTAAACATGCCGGCTAATGATATGTCTTTGTGTTTTATAGCTACATCCATTTCGCTCATCATAGCTAAATCAACATAGGTTGGTACTTCGTAAATCACTTTGCTGCGCGCAGGCACAAAATAGAAGGCCGCAATCTTATCATCTTTATCAAATACCAGTTTTAATTGCTTATCCAAAACTTCGAATCTACACTCCTGGTAAATAATTATTTCATCGCCTACCACATCCGTATAGGCATTGTAACAACCCATGTAAGCACCATTTTGCTTTTGTACACTCTCCCAAATAACTTTAAGCCAATATTGATTAATAGTGCCTGCCAGTGTCCAGTTAAATTGTCTTAAACAATTAGGGAAGTCTTGCTTGGCTAAACTTCCAAGAAATTTTTGTGCAACAAACATTTTGGTACTGTCGGAATATTGCGCTTGTAGGGTGTGGCTTATAATTACAAAGCAAAGCACCCACATACTACGTTTCAATAGCATCATTCTTATCTTGTTCCTTTTCGTTAAAATAGTTTATAACAATGGCAGCTTTAGTTTTGCCAATTACTTTTTCTAGCTCATCGGTGTCGGCTTCTTTTATTTTTTTTACCGACTTAAAGTGGCGAAGTAACGTTTCAGAAATCGTTTTACCTATACCTTTTATTTGTTGTAATTCAGTTTTTATTAACCCCTTGCTGCGTTTATTACGGTGGTGTGTAATTCCAAACCGATGCACCTCGTCACGCAGCTGTTGAATTATTTTGAGGGTTTCGCCTTTCTTATCTAAATAAAGAGGAAGCGGGTCACCGGGAAAGTAAATTTCTTCGAGACGCTTAGCAATTCCAATAATCCCTACTTTACCTCGCAGGTCAAGTTTTTGTAAGCTGTTAAGCGCTGCGCTTAACTGACCTTTGCCACCATCAACTACGATCAATTGAGGCAGTTCCTGTTTCTCATCAAGCACACGTTTGTATCTTCTATAAATAACCTCTTCCATGCTTGCAAAGTCATCAGGGCCGGTTACGGTTTTTATGTTGAAATGCCGATAGTCGCGCTTACTTGGTTTTCCATCACGAAATACGCTCATGGCTGCTACGGCATCGGTACCTTGAAAATTACTATTGTCAAAACATTCTATCAATCGTGGTTGAGTGCTTAGTCGCAAATCTTTTTTCATTAGCTCCATCAGTCGTTCTATTTTATGCTCGGGGTTGAGCTTGTCGTACTGTGCTAATTTTTCGGTCATAAAAAAATTGGCATTCTTTTCACTCATCATAATCAACTGACGCTTATCTCCCTGCTTAGGTATGGTGTACGTAATGTTATCTTGCATAACATCGGGTTCAATATTTACAATTACTTCTTTCGAGGGACTTGAATAGCGCAGGCGCATTTCGGTAATAGCAATAGTCATAAGCTCTGCCGGAGTTTCGTCCAGTTTCTTTTTTATCTCAATAGTTTGAGCCTGAATTATACTGCCGTTTACTATATGCATATAGTTGGCAAACGAAGAGTTGCCCTCGCTAACTAACGTTACCACATCTGCATTGGTAATAGCAGGATTCACAATTACCGATTTGCTTTTAAACTTTTCAAGTATATCAAGTTGTTGTTTTAAATCGTGTGCCAGTTCAAATTGATAGTTGGTGGCAGCCCTGTTCATTTCTATTTCTAAATGCTGCATTACGGCAAACAGGTTGCCTTTTAAT is part of the Bacteroidota bacterium genome and encodes:
- a CDS encoding DUF4249 domain-containing protein, which produces MKKNFGTYIVMVTFIALSAMILLGCEQDADIEVPQSTPKLVVTCFISPEDSLITVRLDKSRALFSNTNEPFDPANATVAISNGITEVTVPYNQDQLLFEIDQASAFTIVPGANYKLKCSYPGLPLLLSQCTVPAERLTEIKLALDSSNAFEYLLKMNFQDLPGIKNYYRTFAFYNYTDTNYFGLGDTTYTEPMASDDNNLLNDVNNDGGQYSTVFTYLPKGKGPDTLQAVILTCSEEYYKFHYSLFTYGYDNPFSEASPIYSNIVNGLGVFAAYRKAEKKIAY